The genomic segment GCTCGGCCGGCTTCTCGGCGAGCACCGCCTTGCGCTGGCCGCCGGCGTCCTCGATCGCGACGACGACGCCGTCCGTCCCTCTCAGCTTGTCTTCGAGCACCTGTTCCAGTCCCGCTTTGCCGATCACGTCGCCGGTCTTGTAGCCTTTGTCCTTGAGTCGCTCCAGCTGCTCGGCATTGATCTCTCCGACGTACCCGGTCAAATGGGCCGCAGCTGCGCCTAGCGGATACTCGCGAAGCTTCTTTTGCTGAAAAGCGACGCCGGGCACGCCGTCGAAGGCATCCAACTCGGATTCGTCAACGATTCCGATCGGTACGAACAGACCGGGCTTGACCCAGGATGCGCCAAGCTTGCGGTCAATATCGGTCACGGCAATGCCAAGCTTGGCGGCTACCTTGGCCTTGACGGCGGCGGGGTCGTCTCCGAGCTGCCCGGGAATGATGCCGAGCTGCGGCGCCGTGCCGTTGACGGCAAGCCCTTCGCCCGTGCGGTCGACGATCTCGCCGCGTTCGGAGGCCAGTGTCTGCACGCGCACTTTGTCTCCGTCCTTCATCTCGGGGAAAATCATCGACGAATCCCAATCGATCCGCCACTTCTCCTCCTCGCCGTCCAGCGTTTTCCTCGCCGTGCCCTCGTGCTTGAACGTCACGGGCCCGGCGACGGTCTCCATTTGAACGGCATATTGGAATTTCTGGACGACAGGACCGGACGAAGCGGTCGAGGCCGGCGACCCCGACGGCGAACCGGCCGGCGCCGGAGAGATGTTTTCTACTTCAAGCTTTGCCGCCTTAATGCCTTCGTAAATTTTGCCGTAGCGTTCGGCGAATTGCTCCGCGGTCTGCTTGCTCCTGGCGTCGGGTGTCAGCATCGCGTACATGCCCGCATAGTCGAGCTGCTGCCAATCCTTGAGGTAGACCTTGATCGCGTCTTCGGCCGTCGGCTCCGGCGTCGGTTCCGGCGTCAGATTGTTGGCGCCGCCTTTGCATCCGCTTAGCACTGTCAAAACCAGCAGGGCCGCTATCGCCCCTTTGCGTATGATCATTTTTCCGCCTCCCGGCTCGAGTTGTCCGCTAACGACGCTGCTTCGACCGCGTTAGAATGCGATCGATTCTACTGCTATCATAGAGCGGCAACTCTTTCCATTCAATAGAAGAAAAATGATAGACGGCTGATAAGGGCGGATTCGCACGGTAAACGGCAAGATTATCGGTTGAAATCCCGAATCGCCTGATTGATCCGCTCCCGCTTGCGCAGCAGCCAATCGGCGTCGCGCGGATATACGGAAAAGGTAAGCGGCGATTCGAGTCCGCCTTCCGCCAGCGCCGCCGCCGCTTCGCGGCCCGCCAGCGTCTCCAGCAGCCGCAGGGCGCGCAGATCCTGGAGCGCCTCGCGCACGACTTTGAGACGGATCGATTCGATCGGATCCTCCCCTTCGCTTCCCGGATACACCAGAAAGGCGTCCCCCGACGGGAAAGCGCCGTCCGCGTCCGTAACCTCGAACGGACGGATCGGCCGCTCCGAATACTGCGCGTACCAGAAGTTGAAGCCCCAGTGCAGGAAGCCCTTGATATCGTATTTATAAAGCTGCAAGCCGAGAATGCGGCTGCGGGCGGAAGGCATGTCGAAAAAGCGGTTGGCGACGTCCTTGTACTGCGAGCAGCAATAATACGTCCAAAGATCGGGCACGCCGGCCGCCAGAAACGGATCGATCCGATCGTTGGAAGGAATCGGCTGTCCGACCAGACCCAGCTCGTAAAATGCGAAGTCGGACAGCGCATCGATGATCGGAAACCCGGACAAATGCTTGCGCATCGTCTCGGAAGCGGCGCGGTACGACTCGACGTCCGCTTCGTGCGGCTCGTCCGATACATGGAAAAAGACGCGGTCTTCCAGACCGCGATCGCGGATATATTCGACGAGTTCAGGGAGGAACGCATCAAGAAATCGGCGATAAGGCGCGCCGGCCGCGTCGGTATGCCAGCCGAACAGCTTAACCGGCACGCCCTCCGCCAGCGCCTCGATCTTCGGCGCATGCTTCGCGCCCCACTGGGTGAACAGATGGGAAAATTCGAAATAACGGATACCCTTGCGCAGCCCCAGCTCGAGCCAGCGGGTCAGCTTGTCGAAGCCAAAGCGGTAAGCCTCCCCGTCCAGGCACACGTCGATCAGCTGAACCGTCGGCCGCTCCCCGCCGATCGCCGTGTCGAGCGGCGGCGTAAACAGCGGCGTGAGCAGCATGTTCATCCCGTGCGCTGCCGCCGTACCGACGTACGACTCGATCAGCGCCCAGTGCCGCTCGCTGAATATATCGACGCCGTATTCCGTCGCGAGACAATCCGCGTGCAGCCACTCCGTATGGATCAGCTGCTGCTCCGGCAGCTCGGCCGGCACGACCTCCAGCACGAAATCCTCCTGTCCCAACGCGTCGCCGTCTTCGGAGTCGAACGCGATCTCGATCGTATGCGTACCCGCACGGGTATCGCTGTCGACCGCGACTTCGATCCATAGCGATCGCCACTGTCGCGGGGGAACCTTGATCGTGTCGTTCCGGCCGAGCGGGAGCAGCGGATCCGGATACAGCCCCGGCACGCCGCGCAAAATACCGTCGTCCGGATCTCCGTAGCACGGCAGCGCAGACGGCGCGAGGCCGACGGCTTTGACGACGATCTTGCCTTCAAGCCCGGGCGCCGAGACCTTAACGCGAACGCGAGCAGCCCTCGTCAGCTCCGGTCCCCGATAGGCGACCTGGAACGAAAAAAATTCTCCCCGCAGCGCGGTAGCCGTTCCGAAGCGTGCGTCCGGCACTACCGCGGCGTCCGGGAACACTTTGGCGAGCGAGCTTAAACAACGGGTTTCAAACGCGAGCTTACCCGACATCCTCCCGTACCTCCTCTTCATGATCGAAACCCGCCGCGCGAAACGCGCGCGCCAAATCTGCGATCAGCTCGGCCGGCTCCTCCAGCCCGATATACAGCCGCAGGACGGGCCGCGTAGCGCGCGGCTGTCCCGCAGCGCCTTCCTGGAGCGAGACCAGGCTTTCGTAACCGCCCCAGCTAAAGCCGATGCGAAAATAGGCGAGCGAATCGACAAACCGCTCCAAACGTTCCCGATCCGCGCCGGCCTCGAACGAAAGCAGTCCGCCGAAGCCTGACATTTGAGAAAGTGCAAGCGCGTGCTGCGGATGAGAAGTCAGTCCCGGGTGGCGGACGCGCTCAACGAAAGGCAGCGATCCCAGATAACCGGCCACGGCGAAGCCCCCTGCCTGATGACGCTCCATCCGCAGCGGCAGCGTTCGCAGTCCGCGCATGATCACTGCGGCTGTCTGCGGCAGCATGACCGCGCCGAGCAGGACGAGCTCGCTGCCGCTCATCGCTTGAATCGCTTCGGCGCTGCCGACGACTGCGCCGCCCATCGCGTCGCTGTGTCCGCCCGCGTACTTCGTGAGCGAGTGAACGACCAGATCGATGCCGAGCGCAAGCGGGTTCTGATAGCACGGCGTCGCCCAAGTATTGTCTACGATCGTGACGATTCCCCGCTCGCGCGCCAACGCTGCGCAACGGCGCAAGTCCTGTAGCTCGAACATCAGACTGGTCGGGCTCTCCAAATAAAGCAGCTTCGTCTCCGGCCGGATCGCCGAGACGATACCGTCGATATCGGATCCGTCGACGAAGGTCGTCCCGATCCCAAGCCGCTTCAGATAGCTTCCCATCAGCACTCTTGCAGGACCGTAGGCTTGGTCTATGCATACGATATGATCGCCCGCTTTTACGGATGACAGCACGGCCGCCGAGATGGCGCCCATGCCCGTAGCGAAGCATCGAGCGCGCTCCCCGCCTTCCAGCTCGGCGAGCCTGTCCTCGAGCGCGCGGACGGTCGGATTGTTGCCGCGCGAATAAATAAAGGCGTCCGCGTCCCCGCCCGCACGCTCCATATCGGCGACGTTCGGAAAAGTGAACAAGCTGCTGTCGTAAATGGGCGTGTGTACGGCGCCGAAATGCCGTTCGTCATGGACGTCATGCGTCACGGCGGAGTGAATCGACATCCCGCTCTTCATCGCGCCGCCCCCGCCGTCATGGTCGGGATGCCGCGGAAGGCGTCGCTATTCGACGAGCGCTCGGCCTCGAGGCAGGTCAGCGCGCTCTTGATGCCCATGGAGAGCGGCGTTGCCGACTTTTCTTTGCCGGCCATAACGCCGATGAAGTTGAGCGCCAGCGCCGAATCGCCGCCGAAATGCGGCAGCTTGGCAGCTTCAAGCTTATAACTTTCTACCCGCCGCGTATGGTGCATGAATACGTTAACCTCGTCGCGGTAAAAGTCGAACTCCGCGGTGCCTTCGTAGCCGATCAAACGGACGCCACGCCGTGCGGCCGCTTTGCGCGTGTAGAAGTTTTGCGAATAAACGGCATGCATGCCCGAATCGTAGCGGATGAGCACGCTCGCCGAATCGTGATTTCCGGTGTCGACCGCGAAGGCGCATTGGTCGCCGGTCACCTCTTCGTCGCTGAACCGTGTCAGCACATAGGGACTTTCCGGACAGACCCGGTTGTCCGCGCAATCGCCGCAGCGCAGGCCGGCAGGCTTGTCTCCCTTGAAAACCTGCTTCGAAGCCATCGCGGCGACCGATACGGGCTGCCGGCTGATGAGGTAATTCAGGCAGTCCAAATCATGCGTCGCTTTCTGTAAGAAAAGGCCGCCGGTCTCGGCTTCGTCCCGATACCAGCTATGATAATAGACGCTGCCGTAAGGCACGTTGTTGACGGCCTGCGCGTGCTCGATCGTTCCCAGCCGTCCCGAGTCGAGAATCTCCTTGGTCAGCTTGACGATCGGGGTGTTGCGCAGCGGGAACGAGACGACGACCTCCGATCGGCTCCTCTCCTCAGCCTCCGACAGCAGCTGCAAATCCGTTAAGCTAATCCCGACGGGCTTCTCGAGAAAAAGCGGCAGATGCCGCTGCATGACTTTAACCGCCATCTCGGCATGAAGCGCGCAGCGGGTGCCGATCATGACCCCGTCGAGCGCCTCATGTGCCAACATCTCGTCCGCGTTCTCATAGAAACGCACGGCCGGCGCCTCGATTCCTTTTTCCGCGAGCAGCTTCGCTGCCTTGGCGGTGTCAATATCCGCGATCGCCGCCACTTCGACGCCCGCATCCAGCTCCAACAGCCGATCCAGAAAATAGTGCATCCGCGTACCGTATCCGATGATTCCGATTTTCATATCGATGCGCTCCTTTCAGCTTGCGACAGTCCGCAGTCCATGCCATCTCGACGGCATTAACCGAGCTCCGCCGTATCCTGCAGCTTCGCAAGCGGCGAAGACGTTCCGTGCAGCTCGAACAAGACGAGCTCGTTCGTTCCCTTCCGCAGCAGCGGACCGGGCACGTACAGCGTTTTTTGCGGACCTTTTTCCCAATAGCGTCCAAGGTTGAAGCCGTTCACGAAGGCGACGCCCTTCTTCCATCCGTCCAATTTCAAAAAAGTATCTCCTGCCGCATCCGCCTCGAAAAAGCCCCGGTAGAAGGCAGGCTCTTCCGCTTGCGGCTCTCCGTCGCCAGGAGCGAATCGCAATCCGGACAAGTTGTCCAGCGGCAGACAGCGTATCGTCCAGCCGAACAAAAATTGATGGTACAGCTTCGCGCCCGCCTTGACGCCTTCCGTAATGCCCTTCGGGTCGCGCAGCTTCGCGCCATAGTTGATGCGTCCCATATTCTCGACCAGAATGCCGAGCTTCGCGCCCCCGGCGGGAATGTCCGCCTTCACCGAGTCCTCGCCGCTCCAGCGCTCGACCGTGCCGCAGTAAGCTCCGTCGACGTATACGTTCGCCCGGTCGCGCACCTCCTGCAGCATGATCTCGCAGTCCGTCTGCGGTCCGCTGATGTCCGTCTCGTACCAGATGAAGCCGTAATCCTGCCCAAGCCGCTCCATCGTCTCGGGGACGACCGACTCCACGGCGCCGCCCAGCGATTCGAACGCGTCGAACAGCGATACGCGCTCCGCCATTCGCACCGTCCCGTAGCTTCGCTTCGCTGGCGTCGCAGGCGGCATTTCCGGCAGCTCCGCGTAACGGCCGATCACCTTCCGGATCGCCCAATACTTGTCCGTCGGCTCTCCAGATTCGGACAGCAGCGCATTGTAGTCGTAGCTTGTCACCGTCGGTTCGTAATGCTCGATATGATTCGCCCCGTTGTAGAATCCGAAGTTCGTGCCGCCGTGGAACATATAGAAGTTGACCGAAGCTCCCGCCGCAAGAATGCGGTCTAACACGTCGACCACGTCCGCGAAGCCGCGCACATGATGCTCGTCGCCCCAATGGTCGAACCAGCCGTTCCAATATTCCATGCAGACGAGCGGTCCTTCCGGCCGGTATGCGCGGAGCTTGGCGAACGCCTGCTCGGGCTTCGAGCCGAAGTTCAGCGTGGCCAGAACGCCGGGCACGGTACCGCCCTGCAGCATGTAGTCCTCCGAGCCGTCGGACGTGAACAGCGGTACGTCCATGCCGCCGCTTTCAAGCTCTGATTTTAGAAATTTCAAATAATTTTTGTCATTGCCGTAGCTGCCGTATTCGTTTTCGATCTGAAGCGCGATGACCGGGCCGCCCGACGTACACAGAAGCGGCTTCAGCCTCGGAAGGAGCTCGTCGTAATAGGCCTTCACCTTCGCCAGATAGACCGGATGGCTGCACCGCAGCCGCATGTCCGGTTCGGCGAGCAGCCAGGACGGCAGGCCGCCGAATTCCCACTCCGCGCATATATAGGGGCTCGGACGCAAAATGACGTGAAGACCGAGCTCGCCCGCCAGCCGGACGAACCGCTCCAAGTCCGCGATGCCCTCGAACCGGAAGTCGCCTTCCTTCGGCTCGTGCAGGTTCCAGGCAACATACGTCTCGACCGTATTGAAGCCGCAAGCGCGAAGCTTGCGCAGCCGGTCTTCCCAGTATTCCGGCACGATGCGGAAGTAGTGCATTGCCCCGCTGATAATGCGCATCGGCTCGCCGTTATAGACGAAGCCGTCGCCTTGGATTGCGAATGTAGCCATTTTGAATCGCTCCTAGCCGTCGGCCCCTCCGCCCCGATATTCGTTGGGCGTTACGCCGACCATTCTTTTAAATAGCTTCTGAAAATAAATTTTGTCGCCGTAGCCGACGATGTGGGCGATCTCGTAAACTTTAAGGCTCGGATGGTCGCGCAAAAACTGCTTCGCCTTGTCGATGCGCACCCGGTTCAAATAGTCCGTGATCGTCTCTCCCCGCTCGCGGCTGAACAGCTTGCTGATATAGCTCGCATTGAAGCCGACCTTGTCAGCAATGTATGACAGATCGATCTCCTTGTTGTATTCTTGTTCGATCAGCCGGCAGATGCGATCGGCCGTCGAGACGCTCTCGGCCGGCGGAGCGGCGCCCGAGCCACGCTGCGTCGGAGCATCGTCGACGATGCCCCGGCGCTCGCGCTTCTGTGCCGCGAAACGGTCGAGCAGCTTGAACACCTCGACCTTGTCCATCGGCTTGAGCAAGTAGTCGGCCGCCCCCGCCCGCATCGCCTTGCGGGCATATTCGAAGTCGTTGTAGCCGCTCAGCATGACGATCGACACGTCGGGCAGCTTCGCCTTCGCCTGCTCGATAAAGCGCAGGCCGTCCAGCATCGGCATCTCGATATCGGTAATGATGACGTCCAGGTCGTCCGGCTCCATATCCGACAGGCGAAGCATCGCCTCCAGCCCGTTGGCATACTGTCCGGCGATCTCGAGTCCGCCCGGGTACCTGGACAAAATTTTCGCGATGCCGAGTCGGATATGCTCCTCGTCGTCGACAATCATCACCTTCAGCATCGTTCATCCGCCTCCTCTTCGTCCTGACGGCCCGGAATGGCGAGCTCCACCGTCGTCCCTTCGCCGGGCCGGCTGTCGATGCGAAGCCCGTAGCTTTCCCCGAATTGCATTTTGATCCGCTCATGCACGTTGCGCAGTCCGATCCCTCTCCCGGCAACCGCAAGCGGACGCTGCCCGTATACGTGGTCCCGAATTTCCTTGAGCTGGGTCTCGCTCATCCCGCTGCCGTCGTCGGTCACGGCAATGATGCACAGCTCCCCTTCGTGCCTGACGCCAATCCGGATCGTGCCCGGTCCCGTCCGCTGCTTGAAGGCATGGTGAATGGCGTTTTCCACGACCGGCTGCAGCATCAGCTTGATCGACGGAAGCGTGAGGTCCCGTTCGGGAATATCGACGATCAGCGTATACTTGTTCGAGAACCGCATGTTCTGCAAGGCAACGTAATTGTACAAATGCTCGAGCTCGTCCGCGATTGCGACCCGCTGCTCGCCGTGATTGACGCCGTACCGGAGCAGCTTGCCGAGCGTGAACGTCATGTCGGCCACTTCCTCGTCGTCGTTCAGCTCGGCCTTCATGCGGATCGTCTCGAGCGTGTTGTAGATGAAGTGCGGATTGATCTGGCTCTGCAAGGCGGCATATTCGGCTTCCTTCTTGCGCGTCTGCGTCTCCTTCACTTCCTCGAGCAGATCGCGAATACGGGTCACCATAATGTTGAAGTGACGTCCAAGCAATCCGACCTCGTCGCGATATTTTTGATTAAAGCTCACGTCCAGGTTGCCCGTCTGAACCTCCTGCATCAGCAGCTTGATCTTGCTGAGCGGCCGCGTCAGCGCGTACGAGATCGCGATGGCGATCAGCAGCGCCAGCGTGACGAAGACGGCCGACGTGAGCAGCGTGACGTTGCGAGTGACCGTCGCCTGCCGCGTCGCCTCCGCCATCGGGATATAGACGAACATTTTCCATCCGGTGAGCGACGACTTGGCGTACGTCGTAATATACTTTTTGCCGTCGATCTCATACGGAAAAGCCCCTTCGTTCCCGGTCGCTTTCCGAATGGACGGGTCGGCGGACAGATCGTGAGTCGTAAGCTGGCCTTCGCTGTCGAACACGACGCGGTCGCGGTCGTCGACGAGCAGGGTCTTGCCTTTGGTCACCTGATCGAAATCCTGGATCTGCCGCTTGATCGCCGAAATATTCGTATCGAACACGATAAACCCGATCGGGCTCAAATCCTTGGTCTGCTTCAGCTCGCGGATGACGGAAAACGCGTAGTAGGCTTCCTTGCCCGTCGTCACTTCCTGGGTGCTGACGAGCATCGGTTTGCCGTCGCCCTCGGCGGCGATTCTCGCCCATTCGGATTTGACCTGGTTCAGGTTGTTGCGTTTGCCGCCGGTCTTGACGTTCAGCGTGACCGTCCCGTAGTTGTCGAACACATAGACCGACACGGTGTCCGGCTTGATCTTGTTCAAATTCGTAATATACAGATCCATGCCAAGCGTTTTGCCGAGCGAGGTTTCCGGATCGGCCAGCCAGTTCAAGAAATCCTTGTTATAGAGCGGCATGGCGGACATGTTGTAAAGGTCGGTCACATAGTCGTCCAGCTTCAGCAGCATCTTGGAGGTCATCTCGGTGCCGTAAGCGGACGTGTTAGCTTTGATCGACCGCGTATAATAATAAGAGGAAGCGTAGCTGATCATCACCAGCGGGAGACAGACCAGCGTCAGGAAAACGATCAGCAGCTTCTGCTGCATGTTCAGATTGGCGAACGCGAGCCACAATCGCTCTCCTATTTTACCGGCCGCTCCCTTTATGCTTCCTCTCATCCGTCGTACCCCTCCGTGTCCGCCTATGCAAGTACAGCTATTTTACTGCACCGTTTACGATCCCGGCAAACACGTACCGTTGGAAGAACAAGTAGATGACGACGATCGGCACCATGATCATCAGGATCGCCGCTGACATGAGCTCCCACTCCGTGCTTCGCTCCGAGGAGAAGTTCATCAGGCTCGTCGAGACGACGGCGAGCTTCTGCGCGGGCATGTACAAATAAGGGATGAACATGTCGTTGTAGATGTCGATCGTCTTGATGATGACGATCGTCGCCGTCGCGGGCGTCAGCAGCGGAAAAATGATCGTGCGGTAAATGCGGAACAGGGAAGCCCCCTCCATCATCGCCGCCTCGTCCAGCTCCCGCGGAATGTTGTGCAGGAACTGCAAATAAATGAAGAGCTGCAGGACGCTCGTGCCCAAGTGCAGCACGATCGAAGCCCAGATCGTGTTGTACAGATGCAGGTTGTGGACGACGGTGAACGTCGCCACCTGCGTCGTGATCGTCGGCACAAACGATACGGCGATATAAGCGCCCATGACGGTCTTTTTCAGCTTGAAGTCGAAGCGGCCGAGAATATAAGCCACCATAGTCCCAAGCAGCACGTTGCCGATGACCGCCACGACGATAATCGTCAGCGTGTTCAGGTACGCGCGGTCCAGATGCGCTCTTGTCATGACCGTGCCGAAGTTGTCGAAGTTCAGGAAGCTCGCAGGCAGCTTGAACACGCTTGTCTGCGAAAACTCGGTTTTGCTTTTGAAGGCATTCAGCACCAGAATCGACGGCGGGAAAAGGATCATGGCGACCGCAATCCACAGGATCGCGTGCTTAACGACGGAAAACGGACTAAACTTCGCCCCGGTCAATCCGACCACCTCCTCGTCGCAAAACGCTGGATGCTGAGCACGACGATGACGGCGACGATCAAGGTGACGCTCATCGCGGAGGCCATGCCGAAGTTGTTGAACTTGAACGCCGTATCGATCGTCTTGGTCAGGAAGGTCTCGCTGGCGCCGAGCGGTCCGCCGCCCGTCAGAATAAACGGCAGGTCGAAAATCTCGAGCGTACCGATAATCGTCAGGAACAGGTTCAGCTCGATGACCTTCGTAATATTCGGCAGGACGACGCGCAGCGACGTCTGCAGGCGGGACGCGCCGTCCATGCGCGCGGCCTCGATGATTTCAGACGGAACGGACTGAAGGGCTGCCAGATAAATGACCATGTTAAGGCCCATGAACTTCCACAGTGTGATGAAGCCGAGCACGTGGTTGACGGCATGCGGCGAACCGAACCAGCTGATGGCGAGCGAGTCGAGCCCGACGCTGCGCAGCAGCGTATTAAACGAGCCGTACTCCGAATTAAAGACGTAGTTGAACATGTAAGCGACCGCGACGCCGTTCATGATATAAGGCATAAAGAGCATGACCCGGTAAGCGTTGCGGCCTTTGAGCTGCGAATTGAGCAGCAGCGCGAAGAACAAGCCGAGCGCGTTTTGGAAAAGACCCCATCCGAGGTAGACGAGATTGTGGAGGAAGGCCGCCCAGATTTCCTTGTTTTCGAATACTTCTTTATAATTGCCGACGCCGGCCCATGTTTTCTCGGGACTGAAGCCGTCCCAGCTCATAAAACTGAGGTAGACCAGATAGAGCGCCGGATACAGGGCGAACATCGCCAGCAAGGCGATCGGCACCAGCAAGAACAGGATGATCAGCATTCTTTTCTGTTTGGCATAGGACAAGCTATCGGTCATCTGATTCAACTCCTTGTCATCCGTGCCCGAGAGACGACAAAACGGACGGCGCGGACCGGCCATCCGTTTTGTCGGTCGGATCGAGCGGCGGAACCTGTCGCTTGGATTACTTCGCGACGGCGGCTTTCGCTGCTTTCCATTTCTTGTTATAGCTGTCGAACACGTCCTGCATTTTGCCGACCGTCACTTCCTGGATGAACTTGAACGGATCGAACTGCATCTTGTTCTCGACGGCGGTCACTTGCTCGCTCACCGATTGCGCTTCGAGCATTTCCGGCTTGTTCGCCATGAAATCCGCGATCGGAGCCAGGTCTTGCGGCTGATCCTTAAGCGGCGAGATGATCATGTGGTCCGCATAGTCGCCGGATTCCTCGATCATGAACTTGATGAACGCCTTGGCCAGCGGCTTGTTTTTGCTCGTCGAGCTTACGGCGTACGCCCAGTCGTTGCGCATCATGCCTTTGACCGTGCCGCTGTTGTCGTACGGCAGCGGCGCGAAGCCGATTTGTTCGAGCGGCAGGCCGTTGTTGATCAGGTTAGAGATTGCCCAGTTGCCGATGTACATCATGGCTGCCTTGCCCGAAGCCAGATCCTTTTGCGTCTGGTCCCACGTTGCGGAATATACGTCCTTCTCCAGCTCGCCCTTATCGTAAAGGTTCTTCAGGATGCCGAGACCTTGACCGTAAGGTCCGTCTGTCGTGAACGGCGTATCCGAGTTGATCTTGTCGTTGCGCAAATTCGTGCTGCCGTAGATGAACTCCGCCGGATCCGTCCAATACTGCAGCGTCCAGGCATCCTTGAATGCCGTCGCCATCGGGACGATGCCCGCTGCCTTAAGCTTGTCGGCGTCCGCGTACAGCTCGTCCAGCGTCTTCGGCGGCGCGGTAATACCCGCTTTTTCAAAAGCTTGCTTGTTGTAGAGGAGACCGTTAATCGCCACTTGCTGCGTAATGCCATAAAGCTTGCCTTCATAAGAGTTGTAGTCTTTGAAATAAATATTGTCGGTGAGGCCGAGATCGTCGAGCGGCTCGTAAAACTTAGGCAGGTCCGCTTTCGTCGTCTCAACGAGCGACAGGACGTCCGGCAACTCGTTCGCCGCCATGCGCACGCGGATCGTCTGCTCGTAATCCTTGAGGCCTTCGATCTTGACCTCCGTACCCGGGTACTTCGCTTCGAATGCGTCGACATACTTCTTCAGATCGGTATCGACCAGCTCGGTGCGGTGCGTCGCCCAGGTAATCGTGCCCGTGAGGTTGCCCTCGGCCGCTCCTCCGCTCGCCGCGGAACCGGAAGGGCTTGCCGCTGCCGAACCGGATGCGCTAGCCGCAGGTGCGGATGACGATGCGTTCGCATCGTCGTTATTCGCGCTGCCGCAGCCCGCGAGCAGGCCGACGCCCAGTGCCATTGCCATTGTTGCCGCTACATTCTTTTTCATCTCTCGTATCTCTCCCCGCTTCTGCTTGTTGTTGTGGCCTAATCCAATAGTATGTAAATTTAGATTACATTCAAATGGTTGTAAATTGTTTTTATTAGCTTATTTTTGTTTATTGGCTCGATTCGATGCTTCGAGTACAAGTTGTGTTCGCTTACATTAATTGGTGGAAAGCGCATACTTATGCCTTTGATTCACTTGTGTAACAATATGTGACATGATATCTACTGCAACTCACACGACGTTCGCCCCGCCCTTCTGCGCAATCATTGAAAAAACCTTGAGCAGCTCGACGCCGCCCAAGGTTGTGGCCCGCTCCTTTCCGTTAAGGATGCCCCGGAAGGATGCGATATTTTCAAATTTTACAATCCTTTTCCGCCAATCGGCTTGACCTTGATCCCGCCCGCCTCTGCGATCAGCGGCATGCAGCGGCCGATCAGCTCGCGCACCTGCTCGTTCTGAAGGCTGGCGGCATGCGCTTCCCGGCTCTCCCACAGCTCGGTAATCCACAACACGTCGGGCTCTTCCTCGGCTTCGTGCACGATATAATAAATGCACCCGTCCATGCCGCTTAACGTATCGCCGGAAGCCAGCATCATGTCGGCGAGCTCTCCCCGCTTCCCGGGCAAGGCCGTCAGTTTACCGAACATCGCGAACTTGTTCATCGCTAGTTTCCCTCTCCTTCATCGCCTAAAGTCATCATATTTTCGTAATGCGCGAGCAGCCGCGCGCCGGCTTCCCGCATCCGCCGGACCAGCAATGCCGATTCGATGCGCAAGGCCGTACCGTATGGCATCAGGAAA from the Cohnella hashimotonis genome contains:
- a CDS encoding penicillin-binding transpeptidase domain-containing protein, with the protein product MIIRKGAIAALLVLTVLSGCKGGANNLTPEPTPEPTAEDAIKVYLKDWQQLDYAGMYAMLTPDARSKQTAEQFAERYGKIYEGIKAAKLEVENISPAPAGSPSGSPASTASSGPVVQKFQYAVQMETVAGPVTFKHEGTARKTLDGEEEKWRIDWDSSMIFPEMKDGDKVRVQTLASERGEIVDRTGEGLAVNGTAPQLGIIPGQLGDDPAAVKAKVAAKLGIAVTDIDRKLGASWVKPGLFVPIGIVDESELDAFDGVPGVAFQQKKLREYPLGAAAAHLTGYVGEINAEQLERLKDKGYKTGDVIGKAGLEQVLEDKLRGTDGVVVAIEDAGGQRKAVLAEKPAEPGTSFQLTVDAGLQKTIYEEIKADASSAAAIEPRTGEVLALLSSPSYDPNAFARGLSAKQYAAWNDDPRHPFLNRFSKGYAPGSSFKLVTAAIGLDAGTLDPDKAVEISGLKWTKDGSWGSYYVKRVHAVNPVDLSKALTYSDNIYFAQAALALGKDKFAEDVAKFGIGEAIPIVYPLAKSQLSNKGLKNEIQLADSGYGQGEVTMTSLHVALAFSAIVNGGNIAYPRLTLEDDPDSPQLWKAAAMTPESAELLKKDLVQAVASPEGVGHGAYIQGAAIAGKTGTAELKATKGVKGEENGWFVGFDANDPKLLLAVMVEDVDGRGGSTYVTPKVKRIFQQAMKG
- a CDS encoding DUF4091 domain-containing protein, which encodes MSGKLAFETRCLSSLAKVFPDAAVVPDARFGTATALRGEFFSFQVAYRGPELTRAARVRVKVSAPGLEGKIVVKAVGLAPSALPCYGDPDDGILRGVPGLYPDPLLPLGRNDTIKVPPRQWRSLWIEVAVDSDTRAGTHTIEIAFDSEDGDALGQEDFVLEVVPAELPEQQLIHTEWLHADCLATEYGVDIFSERHWALIESYVGTAAAHGMNMLLTPLFTPPLDTAIGGERPTVQLIDVCLDGEAYRFGFDKLTRWLELGLRKGIRYFEFSHLFTQWGAKHAPKIEALAEGVPVKLFGWHTDAAGAPYRRFLDAFLPELVEYIRDRGLEDRVFFHVSDEPHEADVESYRAASETMRKHLSGFPIIDALSDFAFYELGLVGQPIPSNDRIDPFLAAGVPDLWTYYCCSQYKDVANRFFDMPSARSRILGLQLYKYDIKGFLHWGFNFWYAQYSERPIRPFEVTDADGAFPSGDAFLVYPGSEGEDPIESIRLKVVREALQDLRALRLLETLAGREAAAALAEGGLESPLTFSVYPRDADWLLRKRERINQAIRDFNR
- a CDS encoding trans-sulfuration enzyme family protein gives rise to the protein MKSGMSIHSAVTHDVHDERHFGAVHTPIYDSSLFTFPNVADMERAGGDADAFIYSRGNNPTVRALEDRLAELEGGERARCFATGMGAISAAVLSSVKAGDHIVCIDQAYGPARVLMGSYLKRLGIGTTFVDGSDIDGIVSAIRPETKLLYLESPTSLMFELQDLRRCAALARERGIVTIVDNTWATPCYQNPLALGIDLVVHSLTKYAGGHSDAMGGAVVGSAEAIQAMSGSELVLLGAVMLPQTAAVIMRGLRTLPLRMERHQAGGFAVAGYLGSLPFVERVRHPGLTSHPQHALALSQMSGFGGLLSFEAGADRERLERFVDSLAYFRIGFSWGGYESLVSLQEGAAGQPRATRPVLRLYIGLEEPAELIADLARAFRAAGFDHEEEVREDVG
- a CDS encoding Gfo/Idh/MocA family protein, whose amino-acid sequence is MKIGIIGYGTRMHYFLDRLLELDAGVEVAAIADIDTAKAAKLLAEKGIEAPAVRFYENADEMLAHEALDGVMIGTRCALHAEMAVKVMQRHLPLFLEKPVGISLTDLQLLSEAEERSRSEVVVSFPLRNTPIVKLTKEILDSGRLGTIEHAQAVNNVPYGSVYYHSWYRDEAETGGLFLQKATHDLDCLNYLISRQPVSVAAMASKQVFKGDKPAGLRCGDCADNRVCPESPYVLTRFSDEEVTGDQCAFAVDTGNHDSASVLIRYDSGMHAVYSQNFYTRKAAARRGVRLIGYEGTAEFDFYRDEVNVFMHHTRRVESYKLEAAKLPHFGGDSALALNFIGVMAGKEKSATPLSMGIKSALTCLEAERSSNSDAFRGIPTMTAGAAR